From the Cryptomeria japonica chromosome 2, Sugi_1.0, whole genome shotgun sequence genome, one window contains:
- the LOC131064263 gene encoding putative receptor protein kinase ZmPK1, whose product MAAPWVLLVIFMAMICVGESEGEGPKTVSRLSSALLNSSGWKPNDNTYLVSSDGTFCAGFYNVTPNRYAFAVWYANDSDRTLAWMANLTSLVGANSSLTLQKGALSISDEHGAIVWRSKVTPNSKYAMDLILQDVGNMVFNQWESFKDFPTFNLLPTQDFTAGDVLQSRLANGIYGRDGNYYSLSLEKETNKLSLFYYRSKEEGREPKWYWQSEDSFPIATMTDSGYLNTSIISTGTPIMASDRGKMGILRRLTLDRDGNLRMYSRKRNPPSSSWVVVWEAILAHCKIHGACGENAVCKVNSAWKPICQCPPGFDPSPVDNRSCKPHNDIKELTNVTFVTLDYVNFEGLNSTQVQPTILQDCIDFCRTNTSCVGFAYNLDNGNCVYQFGKLINGYWSPEAHTRMYLKISASSEEAPNLFQGMLSVLENVCPMLVKISSPNDSDHTTEYIIIIWSFVGAELLCGVYFFYAFLTKYSKFRDMDRLLMSGILPSGGPKKFSYAELKAATNNFSNKLGEGGFGPVYRGVLGDQRQIAVKKLEGLHHGEKQFWAEVSIIGRIHHLNLVRMWGFCAEGEHRLLVYEYIPNGSLEKHLFKTEGATVMEWGVRYRIALGVARAIAYLHEECLEWVLHCDIKPENILVDANFCPKVSDFGLAKLVEKDCSLNVSKIRGTRGYLAPEWFQSNLITAKVDVYSFGMVLFEMVSGKRNLTDNEFYFPEWAFQMVVVEGKPEEVVDKRLNGIRENRSEMEAVRRVVKTALWCSQSRAEERPSMGKVAKMLDGSIEIEDPPKPSLFEDAGSSLQSLFQDTGGGSQLPSYSGMNTSITRSGLSRF is encoded by the coding sequence ATGGCCGCTCCGTGGGTGCTACTGGTTATTTTCATGGCGATGATTTGTGTAGGTGAGAGCGAGGGAGAAGGACCCAAGACAGTGTCTCGTCTCTCTTCTGCTCTTCTGAACTCATCTGGTTGGAAACCCAACGACAACACGTACTTGGTTTCTTCAGATGGTACGTTTTGTGCTGGGTTTTATAACGTGACACCAAATCGTTATGCCTTTGCTGTCTGGTATGCCAACGATTCTGATCGAACTCTAGCGTGGATGGCGAACTTAACTTCTCTTGTGGGCGCCAACTCTTCTTTGACCTTACAAAAAGGGGCTCTCTCCATTTCAGACGAGCATGGTGCAATTGTGTGGAGGAGTAAGGTCACGCCTAATTCTAAATATGCCATGGATCTTATTTTGCAGGACGTGGGCAATATGGTGTTCAATCAGTGGGAAAGCTTCAAGGACTTCCCCACATTTAATCTTCTTCCCACTCAAGATTTCACCGCAGGAGACGTTTTGCAGTCGAGATTGGCAAACGGGATTTATGGTAGAGACGGCAACTACTATTCTCTTTCTTTAGAGAAAGAGACCAACAAACTTTCCTTGTTTTATTACAGGAGCAAAGAGGAAGGGCGAGAACCCAAATGGTATTGGCAGTCAGAAGATAGCTTTCCGATCGCCACCATGACCGATTCTGGATACCTGAATACCAGCATCATCAGTACTGGTACTCCGATCATGGCGTCCGACCGGGGTAAAATGGGCATCTTGAGAAGATTGACTTTAGATAGAGACGGAAACCTCAGAATGTATAGTCGGAAAagaaatcctccttcttcttcatgGGTTGTAGTTTGGGAAGCCATCTTAGCACACTGCAAAATCCACGGGGCCTGTGGAGAGAACGCTGTGTGTAAAGTAAACTCGGCCTGGAAACCAATTTGCCAATGCCCACCTGGTTTCGACCCGAGCCCAGTTGATAATCGAAGCTGCAAGCCGCACAATGATATCAAGGAGCTCACCAATGTAACATTTGTTACCTTGGACTACGTTAATTTCGAGGGATTGAATTCAACACAAGTGCAGCCCACAATATTACAAGACTGCATAGACTTTTGTAGGACCAACACCAGCTGTGTGGGTTTCGCGTACAACCTGGACAATGGAAACTGTGTCTATCAATTCGGCAAATTGATCAATGGATATTGGTCTCCAGAAGCGCATACACGCATGTATTTGAAGATCTCTGCAAGCAGTGAAGAAGCTCCGAATCTCTTTCAGGGTATGCTTTCTGTACTCGAAAATGTTTGTCCGATGCTTGTAAAAATTTCATCCCCGAATGATTCCGACCACACGACGGAATACATCATCATAATTTGGTCCTTTGTGGGTGCCGAGCTGCTCTGCGGGGTTTACTTCTTCTACGCTTTTCTGACGAAGTACTCGAAATTCAGAGACATGGATCGACTTTTGATGTCGGGTATTCTTCCTTCTGGTGGGCCGAAGAAATTCTCGTACGCAGAATTGAAAGCAGCCACCAATAATTTCAGCAACAAACTGGGCGAAGGAGGATTCGGGCCCGTCTACAGGGGCGTTCTGGGAGATCAGAGGCAGATTGCAGTGAAGAAACTGGAAGGTCTTCATCATGGAGAGAAACAATTTTGGGCAGAGGTGAGCATCATAGGGCGAATCCATCATCTCAATCTTGTTCGTATGTGGGGATTCTGTGCAGAAGGTGAGCATAGACTTCTGGTATACGAGTACATACCCAATGGGTCTCTAGAGAAGCATTTGTTCAAGACGGAGGGAGCGACTGTAATGGAGTGGGGCGTCAGATACCGCATAGCTTTGGGAGTAGCGAGAGCCATCGCTTACCTGCACGAGGAGTGCCTGGAATGGGTTCTTCATTGTGACATCAAACCAGAGAATATTTTGGTCGATGCGAATTTTTGCCCTAAGGTTTCTGATTTTGGTCTAGCTAAATTGGTTGAAAAAGATTGCAGCTTGAACGTATCTAAGATCAGAGGGACACGGGGATATTTAGCACCAGAGTGGTTTCAAAGCAATCTTATTACGGCAAAAGTGGATGTTTATAGCTTTGGAATGGTGCTTTTTGAAATGGTTAGTGGGAAAAGAAATTTGACTGACAATGAGTTCTATTTTCCTGAATGGGCGTTCCAGATGGTGGTAGTAGAGGGAAAGCCAGAAGAGGTGGTGGATAAAAGATTGAACGGAATAAGAGAGAACCGAAGTGAAATGGAAGCAGTGCGGAGAGTGGTGAAGACAGCATTGTGGTGCAGTCAGAGTCGGGCAGAGGAGAGGCCTTCGATGGGCAAGGTGGCGAAGATGTTGGATGGCAGCATAGAAATTGAGGATCCTCCTAAGCCCTCACTATTCGAGGACGCTGGTAGTAGTCTACAATCACTATTCCAGGATACTGGTGGAGGCTCGCAATTGCCTTCTTATAGCGGCATGAACACATCCATCACAAGGTCTGGACTTAGCCGCTTCTAA